Proteins from a genomic interval of Musa acuminata AAA Group cultivar baxijiao chromosome BXJ1-9, Cavendish_Baxijiao_AAA, whole genome shotgun sequence:
- the LOC103991188 gene encoding B-box zinc finger protein 32-like: protein MKQRPACELCDGEAAVFCGPDAAFLCWACDASVHGANFLVARHVRRVACNACRSLDTARHVSGATPQRVSPLCASCDPDPSPSHSAISSSSSSCLSTSESRAAHRAAKPAPPRRAAAKWQGRDADKRAAGVLLCWSRRMGLRSRRACMEVAARVVCACEEATAALPLRVALAAALWFATKLCKDETSPAERGADATLRRLEACSGVPARLILAAESRIARFAERVRVAEEGWAECS from the coding sequence ATGAAGCAGCGCCCGGCCTGCGAGCTCTGCGACGGCGAGGCGGCGGTCTTCTGCGGGCCGGACGCGGCCTTCCTCTGCTGGGCCTGTGACGCGTCCGTCCACGGCGCCAACTTCCTCGTGGCACGCCACGTCCGCCGGGTCGCCTGCAACGCGTGCCGCTCTCTCGACACCGCCCGTCACGTCTCCGGCGCCACCCCGCAGCGGGTCAGCCCACTCTGCGCTTCCTGCGATCCCGATCCCTCCCCCTCCCACTCCGCTATCTCCTCGTCCTCAAGTTCTTGCCTCTCCACCTCCGAGTCCAGGGCGGCACATCGGGCGGCGAAGCCCGCCCCTCCGCGTCGGGCTGCCGCGAAATGGCAGGGCAGGGACGCGGACAAGAGGGCGGCGGGGGTCCTTCTCTGCTGGAGCAGGAGGATGGGGCTGCGCAGTCGACGGGCGTGCATGGAAGTGGCGGCGCGCGTGGTTTGCGCGTGCGAGGAGGCGACCGCGGCCCTGCCACTACGGGTGGCACTCGCGGCCGCTCTTTGGTTCGCCACCAAACTCTGCAAGGACGAGACGTCGCCGGCGGAGAGGGGCGCAGATGCGACGCTACGGCGGCTGGAAGCGTGCTCCGGTGTACCCGCGAGGCTCATCCTCGCCGCCGAGTCACGGATCGCCCGGTTCGCCGAGCGGGTCCGAGTGGCCGAGGAGGGGTGGGCCGAGTGCTCGTAG